The stretch of DNA AATTGAGGTATGCATTGGAGGCTATTGAGCCTATTAAACAATTTTGTATAGCTAGTAATAATGAGTCGTTACAAAAAATTGGAGATCGATTAAACCCTTGTACACTTATAAAAGATAAAATTGCTCAACAAATTAAAGTTGACCCACCTGTTTTGATTAGCAAAGGCGATGTCATTAACGATGGGGTAAACGCTGAGCTGGATGATTTACGAAAAATTTTAAATTCAGGTAAGGATGCCTTGATGGATATTCAAGAACGTGAAATTGAAAATACGGGAATACCGAGTTTAAAAATTTCGTTTAACAATGTTTATGGCTATTATATTGAGGTTAGAAATACCCACAAAGATAAAGTACCAGAAAATTGGATTAGAAAACAAACCTTGACCCAGGCAGAACGATACATTACAGAGGAATTAAAAATATACGAAGACAAAATTTTAGGTGCTGATGAAAAAATTCTGCAACTGGAAACGCAGTTGTTTAACGATTTGGTGCTTGGTTTAGCTGATTATATTGCTCCAATACAATTAAACGCAGTGCTAATTGCTCAATTGGATTGTTTGTTGTCGTTTGCTAACATTGCCCTTGAAAACAATTATACCAAGCCTGAATTAAACAATACAAAAGCCATTGATATTACAGATGGGCGACATCCAGTTATTGAAAAGCAGTTGCCTATTGGCGAGGAGTACGTTGCGAACAACATTTATTTGGATGATAAATCGCAACAAATCATTATGATTACTGGTCCAAACATGAGTGGTAAGTCTGCGCTGTTGAGACAAACGGCTTTAATTACTCTGATGGCTCAAATAGGTAGTTTTGTACCCGCAAAACATGCTAAAATTGGTTTGGTTGACAAGATTTTTACTAGAGTAGGTGCGTCGGATAACATTTCTCAAGGCGAATCGACCTTTATGGTGGAAATGAACGAAACAGCAAGCATATTAAATAATTTATCAGACAGAAGTTTGATTTTGTTGGATGAGATTGGAAGAGGAACGAGCACTTATGATGGTATTTCTATTGCTTGGAGCATAGCCGAATATTTACACGAACACCCAACAGCAAAAGCCAAGACCTTGTTTGCCACGCATTATCACGAGTTAAACGAAATGACCAACACTTTTAAACGCATCAAAAACTTTAATGTGTCGGTTAAGGAAATCAATAACAAAATTATCTTTTTAAGAAAGTTGGTGGAGGGTGGAAGTAACCACAGTTTCGGTATTCATGTGGCAAAAATGGCTGGTATGCCTAAACCCATGTTGGATAGAGCACATCAAGTATTGGCTCAACTTGAAGCATCGCATGCTGGACAAGCAGCTCCAGAAAACAAAAAAAGCAATAAAAAAGCTATGCCAACAGTAAATGTTGATGATTTACAATTGAGTTTTTTCCAGCTCGATGATCCGGTTTTAGAAAACATCAAAGAAGAATTAATCAATATTGATATTAATACGCTTACGCCAGTTGAAGCCTTAATGAAATTGAATGAGATTAAGAAAATGGTGGGAGGGTAAAGGAGGAAGTCCGAAGACCGAAGATGGAA from Flavobacteriales bacterium encodes:
- the mutS gene encoding DNA mismatch repair protein MutS; its protein translation is MKQYNAIKAKYPDALLLFRVGDFYETFGEDAIKTANIVGIVLTSRNNGGSKLELAGFPHHSLNTYLPKLVRAGLRVAICDQLEAPSKEKKIVKRGVTELVTPGVTFNDQILDHKSNNFLAAVHFDKKTAGVSFLDISTGEFLVAQGDFEYIDKLLHGFKPTEVLFQRNNKKQFLETFGSQFYTFCLDDWAFTEDFGRELLQKHFQTNSLKGFGIEDLPFAVAAAGAALHYLSDTQHDKIQHITSLSRIEEDKYVWLDRFTIRNLELIYSPNENAKTLVDVLDRTISPMGARMLKRWVTLPLKELKPIHDRLAVVSELVCNQELNTQLTKQIGLIGDLERLISKVATARIHPREVVQLRYALEAIEPIKQFCIASNNESLQKIGDRLNPCTLIKDKIAQQIKVDPPVLISKGDVINDGVNAELDDLRKILNSGKDALMDIQEREIENTGIPSLKISFNNVYGYYIEVRNTHKDKVPENWIRKQTLTQAERYITEELKIYEDKILGADEKILQLETQLFNDLVLGLADYIAPIQLNAVLIAQLDCLLSFANIALENNYTKPELNNTKAIDITDGRHPVIEKQLPIGEEYVANNIYLDDKSQQIIMITGPNMSGKSALLRQTALITLMAQIGSFVPAKHAKIGLVDKIFTRVGASDNISQGESTFMVEMNETASILNNLSDRSLILLDEIGRGTSTYDGISIAWSIAEYLHEHPTAKAKTLFATHYHELNEMTNTFKRIKNFNVSVKEINNKIIFLRKLVEGGSNHSFGIHVAKMAGMPKPMLDRAHQVLAQLEASHAGQAAPENKKSNKKAMPTVNVDDLQLSFFQLDDPVLENIKEELINIDINTLTPVEALMKLNEIKKMVGG